The following proteins are encoded in a genomic region of Plectropomus leopardus isolate mb unplaced genomic scaffold, YSFRI_Pleo_2.0 unplaced_scaffold5377, whole genome shotgun sequence:
- the LOC121939642 gene encoding S-adenosylmethionine sensor upstream of mTORC1-like, whose product MGDFDKIWREHCEDEQTLSEYALAMKNLADNHWTKNCEGEGRIDWCRSVCQEYFLDGGMKRMLEKDEKSAMLAMGLTAASVSAQPNSTIPR is encoded by the exons A TGGGCGACTTTGACAAGATCTGGCGCGAGCACTGTGAAGATGAGCAGACGCTGAGTGAGTACGCCCTCGCCATGAAGAATCTCGCTGACAACCACTGGACCAAAAACTGCGAAGGAGAGGGGCGCATCGACTGGTGTCGCAG TGTCTGTCAAGAATATTTTTTGGATGGCGGGATGAAGAGAATGTTAGAAAAGGATGAGAAAAGTGCCATGCTCGCCATGGGTCTGACTGCTGCATCTGTAAGTGCCCAACCGAACAGCACCATTCCCAGGTGA